One Georgenia wutianyii DNA segment encodes these proteins:
- a CDS encoding response regulator transcription factor — protein MDLDVTDAMQRRLDELGQHPVAEIAEEDHARGPPGAVHVLIIEVVHTAVNGLFGHGSGHAGAAPYRGRASPGAMPGAIGASPLQPGPSEDHNVATWLEDLVGEDVMPTVFVVSPVAMFREGIASYLEGCPGFEVVGVSGTLTGEARAADVCVVDRADLETERAGPFCSNMRRSGTNVVVIGVRREGGDVLVWLEAGAAGYVTRDESLADLHEAILETLRYGARVEPDDVALLLQRLRNPPVPSGGEDHGPAAALTHREQEVADLVCQSLSNQEIASVLGISIHTTKHHVRSTMAKLGVDRRGRVPAALAGIEAAE, from the coding sequence GTGGATCTCGACGTCACCGATGCGATGCAGCGCCGCCTCGACGAGCTCGGCCAGCATCCCGTCGCCGAGATCGCGGAGGAGGACCACGCTCGTGGGCCTCCGGGTGCCGTCCACGTCCTCATCATCGAGGTCGTGCACACCGCGGTAAATGGCCTCTTCGGGCATGGATCGGGCCACGCCGGAGCCGCCCCGTACCGGGGGAGAGCCAGTCCCGGAGCCATGCCGGGTGCCATCGGGGCGAGCCCATTGCAACCGGGCCCCTCGGAGGACCACAATGTTGCGACATGGCTGGAGGACCTCGTGGGGGAGGACGTCATGCCGACCGTGTTCGTCGTGTCACCGGTCGCCATGTTCCGCGAGGGAATCGCCTCCTACCTGGAGGGGTGCCCGGGATTCGAGGTCGTGGGAGTCTCCGGCACGCTCACCGGCGAGGCGCGGGCGGCGGACGTCTGCGTGGTGGACCGGGCCGACCTGGAGACCGAGCGGGCCGGACCCTTCTGCAGCAACATGCGGCGGAGCGGAACCAACGTCGTGGTGATCGGTGTGCGACGTGAGGGCGGTGACGTGCTCGTCTGGCTCGAAGCGGGGGCGGCGGGCTACGTCACGAGGGACGAGTCCCTCGCCGACCTGCACGAGGCAATCCTCGAGACCTTGCGCTATGGCGCCCGCGTCGAGCCCGACGACGTCGCGCTCCTCCTGCAGCGGCTGAGGAACCCGCCCGTTCCTTCGGGCGGGGAGGACCACGGCCCTGCCGCGGCGCTGACGCACCGGGAGCAAGAGGTCGCCGATCTGGTGTGCCAGAGCCTGTCGAACCAAGAGATCGCCTCGGTGCTGGGCATCTCGATCCACACGACGAAGCACCACGTCAGATCCACCATGGCCAAGCTGGGCGTTGACCGGCGGGGCCGGGTGCCGGCGGCGCTGGCCGGGATCGAGGCGGCCGAGTGA
- a CDS encoding ATP-binding protein, whose amino-acid sequence MLAELVEAALHRIGDVEIHRDVLPAGRVADLVITGSDTVTADASTSLTVAEDGRVLFVLPCAQLTEAMLAMAVSAARARRLQWLDLVLVACRRADALLNAATRTAQAMYDAGGTFADWAARHLGEIDGEPPSDAGTGGSPKAPAAGGFGAASTLLGDLQSLSRGDATSGEPHPLESIIRRYGLSGSDVDVLLLCFVTELDARYGDRFAYLAQDPGATAPTIDLVSTLLATDTVTRLNLYRDLGTGPLARYGLVELGPPAPGRAERSRPLALDRSLRWLLMGSTAPLPGINVLDPEQTARVLDHFGPSSTASSAVAALQRGHNPHLWGSTAAARRSAALDAAALAGRRLLTITTDSLDEAVAERLWREALRLDAIVLVELAGMPTWASVPSGPTPRLLTAASRSLPMADPTTTTGEATATRPNIAVEPPRAAGRLAVWEAAATWTTVNVAGGLGELASRFPVTVDRATATLVAAAGGQRMVTVDVEAVTAALCGTPGDDADGLLVTTHPRATLADLVVGERTRAELEYVCARIRHREQVIVDQGWDQRSSRLTGTYLLFAGPPGTGKSMAAEAIAHELGLPVQYLELSSLLSRWVGDFEKAVDKVFAAAESNGGIVVLDEADAVLARRTEVDSVNARYANSSTSHLLSRLEQFSGNAIFTTNLVGANTIDPAFHRRLTATIRFQLPDEAARARLWRSVWPTVTTEGSPVEHLVDGQRLQECALLDRLAVDHALSGGSIANIARNAAFVTLDRAGGAVADRAAGTGASPVRVDIDGDALAEAVRLELTKIGDFRSLMRPRAGVRNA is encoded by the coding sequence ATGCTGGCCGAGCTCGTCGAGGCGGCGCTGCATCGCATCGGTGACGTCGAGATCCACCGGGACGTCCTCCCGGCGGGGCGGGTCGCCGACCTGGTGATCACCGGCAGCGACACGGTCACGGCGGACGCGTCAACCTCGCTCACCGTGGCCGAGGACGGTCGCGTGCTGTTCGTCCTGCCGTGCGCCCAGCTCACCGAGGCGATGCTCGCCATGGCCGTCTCGGCCGCGCGAGCCCGGCGCCTGCAGTGGCTGGACCTGGTCCTGGTCGCGTGCCGCCGGGCAGATGCGCTGCTGAATGCCGCGACGCGGACCGCACAAGCCATGTACGACGCGGGCGGGACCTTCGCCGACTGGGCCGCACGGCACCTCGGTGAGATCGACGGGGAACCCCCCTCCGACGCCGGGACCGGAGGCTCCCCCAAAGCACCGGCCGCGGGCGGGTTCGGGGCGGCGTCTACCCTCCTGGGCGATCTCCAGTCGCTGAGTCGCGGCGACGCGACCTCGGGGGAACCGCACCCCCTGGAGTCGATCATCCGACGGTACGGCCTGTCCGGCAGCGACGTGGACGTCCTGCTGCTGTGCTTCGTGACCGAGCTCGACGCCCGCTACGGGGACCGGTTCGCCTACCTGGCCCAGGACCCGGGCGCGACCGCACCGACGATCGACTTGGTCAGCACCCTGCTGGCGACCGACACCGTCACCCGGCTGAACCTGTATCGCGATCTTGGAACCGGCCCGTTGGCCCGGTACGGGCTGGTCGAGCTCGGACCACCCGCGCCGGGCCGTGCCGAGCGGTCTCGGCCGCTCGCCCTCGATCGCTCGCTCAGGTGGCTGCTGATGGGCTCGACAGCGCCACTCCCTGGGATCAACGTGCTCGACCCGGAGCAGACGGCCCGCGTGCTCGACCACTTCGGCCCCTCGTCCACCGCGTCCAGCGCGGTGGCCGCCCTGCAGCGCGGTCACAACCCCCACCTGTGGGGATCGACCGCGGCCGCGCGCCGCTCCGCGGCTCTCGACGCCGCCGCGCTCGCCGGCCGTCGCCTGCTGACCATCACGACCGACAGCCTCGACGAGGCCGTCGCGGAACGGCTCTGGCGGGAGGCGTTGCGCCTGGACGCCATCGTCCTCGTGGAGCTGGCGGGCATGCCCACATGGGCAAGCGTCCCCTCCGGACCGACTCCCCGCCTTCTGACCGCGGCATCGCGGTCGCTGCCCATGGCGGACCCGACCACCACCACCGGCGAGGCGACCGCTACCCGGCCGAACATCGCGGTCGAGCCGCCGAGGGCCGCGGGCCGCCTGGCAGTGTGGGAGGCCGCGGCCACCTGGACGACCGTGAACGTAGCCGGCGGTCTGGGAGAGCTCGCGAGCCGGTTCCCCGTCACGGTCGACCGGGCCACCGCCACACTGGTGGCGGCGGCCGGAGGGCAACGGATGGTCACCGTCGACGTCGAGGCCGTGACGGCCGCCCTTTGCGGCACGCCAGGCGACGACGCCGACGGGCTGTTGGTGACGACGCACCCGCGGGCCACCCTGGCCGACCTCGTGGTGGGCGAGCGCACCCGGGCCGAGCTGGAGTACGTGTGCGCCCGGATCCGGCACCGGGAGCAGGTCATCGTCGACCAGGGATGGGACCAGCGCTCCAGCCGCCTCACGGGCACCTACCTGCTCTTCGCCGGTCCGCCCGGCACCGGCAAGTCGATGGCCGCTGAGGCGATCGCCCACGAGCTCGGCCTCCCCGTCCAGTACCTCGAGCTCTCCTCCCTGCTGTCCCGGTGGGTCGGGGACTTCGAGAAGGCTGTCGACAAGGTGTTCGCCGCCGCCGAGTCGAACGGCGGCATCGTCGTCCTCGACGAGGCAGACGCCGTCCTGGCCCGCCGCACCGAGGTGGACAGCGTGAACGCCCGGTATGCCAACTCGAGCACGTCGCACCTGCTCAGCCGGCTGGAGCAGTTCTCCGGCAACGCGATCTTCACGACCAACCTGGTCGGCGCGAACACCATCGACCCTGCCTTCCACCGCCGGCTCACGGCGACGATCCGGTTCCAGCTGCCCGACGAGGCTGCCCGGGCCAGGCTGTGGCGCTCGGTCTGGCCGACGGTGACGACGGAAGGCTCGCCGGTCGAGCACCTGGTCGACGGTCAGCGCCTGCAGGAGTGCGCACTGCTGGACCGGCTCGCCGTCGACCACGCCCTGTCCGGCGGCAGCATCGCCAACATCGCCCGCAACGCCGCCTTCGTCACCCTTGACCGGGCCGGCGGTGCCGTCGCCGACAGGGCTGCCGGCACAGGCGCGAGCCCCGTCAGGGTGGACATCGACGGCGACGCGCTTGCCGAGGCGGTCCGTCTCGAGCTGACGAAGATCGGCGACTTCCGCTCACTGATGCGACCACGAGCGGGGGTGAGGAACGCATGA
- a CDS encoding Pvc16 family protein, producing MINQLDEMLRHLLDSELTTTPGGPPIDVAVRPPDDSWRAAVNASGNPAVNVYLVEVREARDQRTSGAVDRADPEPFKVDCHYLISAWIPSADPNVATPTVVEDWLLGESIRVIADAAPLNAASIFGSPLPPQVDPTLEDVDMPTKLLPPEGYPNLADFWTGMGHGNTWHPAAHVVVTLPIRRRTQALAPPVRALHVATGVGGDAEDSLVLIGGTVRDSSGHGIPGATVELLDASATSTVATATSDGAGRFTFARLPAATYQLSARTSTVAAPLQPVTVPGNGTFDIDIL from the coding sequence ATGATCAACCAGCTCGACGAGATGCTCCGGCACCTCCTCGACTCCGAGCTCACCACCACACCGGGCGGCCCACCCATCGACGTCGCCGTGCGTCCGCCGGACGACTCGTGGCGCGCCGCGGTCAACGCCAGTGGCAACCCCGCCGTCAACGTCTACCTCGTCGAGGTCCGCGAGGCCAGGGACCAGCGCACGTCCGGCGCCGTCGACCGGGCCGATCCCGAACCGTTCAAGGTCGACTGCCACTACCTGATCTCCGCGTGGATCCCCTCGGCCGACCCGAACGTCGCCACCCCGACCGTCGTGGAGGACTGGCTGCTCGGCGAGTCGATCCGCGTCATCGCCGACGCGGCACCGCTCAACGCCGCCAGCATCTTCGGCTCACCGCTCCCCCCGCAGGTCGACCCCACCCTCGAGGACGTCGACATGCCGACGAAGCTGCTGCCGCCCGAGGGGTACCCGAACCTCGCGGACTTCTGGACCGGTATGGGGCACGGGAACACCTGGCACCCGGCAGCCCACGTCGTCGTCACCCTGCCCATCAGACGCCGGACCCAGGCGCTCGCGCCGCCCGTCCGCGCACTTCACGTCGCCACCGGTGTCGGCGGCGACGCCGAGGACTCCCTCGTCCTCATCGGCGGCACCGTCCGGGACAGCAGCGGCCACGGGATCCCGGGCGCGACGGTCGAGCTGCTCGACGCATCAGCGACATCCACCGTCGCGACCGCCACCTCCGACGGCGCCGGGCGCTTCACCTTCGCCCGCCTCCCCGCCGCCACCTACCAGCTGTCCGCCCGGACCAGCACGGTGGCCGCCCCCCTCCAGCCCGTCACCGTGCCCGGGAACGGCACCTTCGACATCGACATCCTCTGA
- a CDS encoding phage tail sheath subtilisin-like domain-containing protein — translation MAIQVSTPGVYINEVTGPGVIQGVGTSTAAFVGPTGRGPAGTPTAVTTYDQFIATFGTTGPAAPHLVVDGRLFHLSLAVLGFFENGGSRAYVVRTDNSVAGSLPLLNDDGATVAVVRADAPGHTPTVEVVRSSGQSFSVVGTTANVASPPPGPSPIPGDTTHDLNLDDASGFQVGDDVVTDGAVTARITHIDGTWIRPSVALAAHPTLHTAPLTAGGAGGTLRLGEPVAVLRPGSPVTLTNSVPQTARTAVVSIDGARVRVAAPDVDFELAGRNPTMSIGRYTLASGTATITARAGTDLTVDDPSPFAPGDVVSDGTDTATVLTVTGNVVTVDTAPPGPTLTITDLSPTTDRFRVLSPQGLAPGMLVRLSSGADTAHAVISQVASSGLVTLTSTPARTVTIAAGGTLEVLEFSLAVTDSDGGATEVFTGLSTSPTSASYWLTSITSDLVTVTAPDPPLLGTNEDQMPATIAPTQLPAGTVGTPATLGLADYGAALDALARIDEVSIVCAPDAASLPPDTRTLVHDAMIRHCVKMADRIAVIDPPPGLTPSMENGVGMFRQAVQSERGFAALYYPWVLVLDPTQLPPLPPRRLAIPPSGHVAGVMARTDAKEGVFHAPAGQNKTLSGVLGVEWLVTDEEQGPLNLGGTNVLRILPGTAQVAVWGARTTVAPNVTDWMFVNVRRLLLFIEESIQEAVRWAVFAPNDRSLWKSLERVIRVFLRTQWRNGALFGATEDEAFRVRIDDGLNPPEVRNVGRLNIEIKVAPVRPAEFIVITIGLFDGGTDVEEA, via the coding sequence ATGGCCATCCAGGTATCGACACCCGGCGTGTACATCAACGAGGTCACCGGCCCCGGCGTGATCCAGGGCGTCGGCACGTCCACCGCCGCCTTCGTCGGCCCGACAGGCCGCGGCCCGGCCGGCACGCCCACGGCCGTCACCACCTACGACCAGTTCATCGCCACGTTCGGCACGACTGGACCGGCCGCGCCGCACCTCGTCGTCGACGGCAGGCTCTTCCACCTCTCCCTCGCCGTCCTCGGCTTCTTCGAGAACGGCGGGAGCCGCGCGTACGTCGTCCGCACGGACAACTCGGTCGCCGGCTCCCTGCCGCTCCTCAACGACGACGGCGCGACCGTCGCCGTCGTGCGGGCGGACGCTCCCGGCCACACCCCGACGGTGGAGGTGGTGAGGAGCTCGGGACAGTCCTTCTCCGTCGTCGGCACCACCGCCAACGTCGCGTCGCCGCCGCCCGGCCCCTCTCCCATCCCCGGCGACACCACGCACGACCTCAACCTTGACGACGCCAGCGGCTTCCAGGTGGGCGACGACGTCGTCACCGACGGTGCGGTCACCGCGAGGATCACGCACATCGATGGCACCTGGATCCGCCCGTCGGTCGCGCTCGCCGCCCACCCGACCCTGCACACCGCGCCGCTCACGGCCGGTGGCGCGGGCGGGACGTTGCGCCTCGGCGAGCCGGTCGCGGTGCTCCGTCCCGGCTCGCCGGTCACCCTGACGAACTCGGTACCGCAGACCGCCAGGACGGCCGTCGTCAGCATCGACGGCGCCAGGGTCAGGGTCGCCGCGCCGGACGTCGACTTCGAGCTCGCGGGACGGAACCCGACGATGAGCATCGGTCGCTACACCCTCGCGTCGGGGACCGCGACGATCACTGCTCGGGCCGGCACCGACCTGACGGTGGACGACCCGTCCCCGTTCGCGCCCGGGGACGTCGTCAGCGACGGCACCGACACCGCGACCGTCCTCACCGTCACCGGCAACGTCGTCACGGTCGACACTGCTCCGCCCGGCCCGACCTTGACGATCACCGACCTGTCCCCCACCACGGACCGGTTTCGCGTCCTCTCCCCGCAGGGCCTGGCACCGGGCATGCTCGTGCGTCTCTCGAGCGGTGCCGACACCGCCCACGCGGTGATCTCCCAGGTGGCCAGCTCGGGGCTGGTCACCCTCACCTCGACACCCGCGCGAACCGTCACGATCGCCGCCGGCGGGACCCTGGAGGTGCTCGAGTTCTCCCTCGCCGTGACCGACAGCGACGGTGGCGCGACCGAGGTGTTCACGGGCCTGTCGACCAGTCCGACGTCGGCCTCGTACTGGCTGACCAGCATCACCTCCGACCTGGTCACGGTCACTGCACCGGACCCGCCGCTCCTCGGAACGAACGAGGACCAGATGCCCGCCACGATCGCGCCGACACAGCTGCCGGCGGGGACGGTCGGGACCCCCGCCACGCTCGGGCTCGCCGACTACGGCGCGGCGCTGGACGCCCTGGCCCGTATCGACGAGGTGAGCATCGTCTGCGCGCCCGACGCCGCCTCGCTCCCGCCCGACACCCGGACCCTCGTCCACGACGCGATGATCCGCCACTGCGTGAAGATGGCCGACAGGATCGCCGTCATCGACCCGCCGCCCGGTCTGACGCCCTCGATGGAGAACGGTGTGGGAATGTTCCGCCAGGCCGTCCAGTCCGAGCGGGGGTTCGCGGCCCTGTACTACCCCTGGGTCCTGGTGCTCGACCCGACCCAGCTCCCTCCCCTGCCACCTCGCCGGCTCGCGATCCCACCCTCTGGGCACGTCGCCGGCGTCATGGCCCGGACCGACGCGAAGGAGGGCGTCTTCCACGCTCCCGCCGGCCAGAACAAGACGCTGAGCGGCGTGCTCGGCGTCGAGTGGCTGGTGACCGACGAGGAGCAGGGGCCACTGAACCTGGGCGGCACGAACGTCCTGCGAATCCTGCCCGGCACCGCTCAGGTAGCCGTCTGGGGAGCTCGGACGACTGTCGCCCCGAACGTCACCGACTGGATGTTCGTCAACGTGCGCCGTCTGCTGCTGTTCATCGAGGAGTCCATCCAGGAGGCCGTCCGGTGGGCGGTGTTCGCCCCGAACGACCGGAGCCTGTGGAAGAGCCTCGAGAGGGTCATCCGGGTGTTCCTGCGTACCCAGTGGCGGAACGGCGCGCTGTTCGGTGCCACCGAGGACGAGGCGTTCCGCGTCCGCATCGACGACGGGCTCAACCCGCCCGAGGTACGGAACGTGGGCAGGCTCAACATCGAGATCAAGGTCGCGCCGGTCCGCCCAGCAGAGTTCATCGTCATCACCATCGGTCTCTTCGACGGTGGCACAGACGTAGAGGAGGCGTGA
- a CDS encoding phage tail protein, whose translation MATRTNDPLVSFNFKVEIEGITVGDFAEVTGLGSTIESIDYREGGENTTVRKLPGKTTYSDIVLKRGTTKGDNTLYDWHREVVSGVVTLRSGSIIVTDRQGTEVLRYNFINAWPKEFKPADYNATASSVATESVTFAHEGLEIG comes from the coding sequence ATGGCGACGAGGACCAACGACCCGCTGGTCAGCTTCAACTTCAAGGTCGAGATCGAGGGCATCACCGTCGGAGACTTCGCGGAGGTGACCGGGCTCGGCAGCACCATCGAGTCGATCGACTACCGGGAAGGGGGCGAGAACACGACGGTCCGGAAGCTGCCCGGCAAGACCACGTACTCCGACATCGTCCTCAAGCGCGGGACGACCAAGGGCGACAACACCCTGTACGACTGGCACCGCGAGGTGGTCAGCGGGGTGGTCACGCTGCGGTCGGGCTCGATCATCGTGACCGACCGGCAGGGGACGGAGGTGCTGCGCTACAACTTCATCAACGCGTGGCCGAAGGAGTTCAAGCCGGCCGACTACAACGCGACGGCCAGCTCCGTCGCCACCGAGTCCGTCACGTTCGCGCACGAAGGACTGGAGATCGGCTGA
- a CDS encoding phage tail assembly protein, translating into MLQTEFDFILPRGLLDTEGTIHREGVMRLATAADEILPQRDERVRANPAYLNVIILSRVVTRLGDVRHISTATIERLFAADLDYLQNLYNTINQVAVDEVHVRCERCAEPVRLQSVAPGE; encoded by the coding sequence ATGCTTCAGACCGAGTTCGACTTCATCCTCCCCAGAGGCCTGCTCGACACGGAGGGGACGATCCACCGGGAAGGAGTGATGCGCCTCGCCACCGCCGCGGACGAGATCCTCCCGCAGCGCGACGAGCGGGTGCGGGCGAACCCCGCCTACCTCAACGTCATCATCCTGTCCCGCGTGGTGACCCGCCTCGGCGACGTCCGCCACATCAGCACCGCCACGATCGAACGCCTCTTCGCCGCAGACCTGGACTATCTGCAGAACCTCTACAACACCATCAACCAGGTCGCCGTCGACGAGGTTCATGTCCGCTGCGAGCGGTGCGCCGAGCCGGTGCGGCTGCAGAGCGTCGCGCCGGGGGAATGA
- a CDS encoding DUF6760 family protein: MTGYPLDWLNEEMAFLAYHFHWDLNQIMRLEHAERRRWVQQISDLNDQVNSLGET; this comes from the coding sequence ATGACCGGCTATCCCCTCGACTGGTTGAACGAGGAGATGGCCTTCCTGGCGTACCACTTCCACTGGGACCTCAACCAGATCATGCGCCTCGAGCACGCCGAGCGGCGGCGCTGGGTGCAGCAGATCTCCGACCTCAACGATCAGGTGAACAGCCTGGGAGAGACATGA
- a CDS encoding CIS tube protein → MQTTRRLEKASILNLETGDDPVPVLFNPEEYSQRREVTYAQTTIPGLSGPLLQFVAGAMQTLEMELFIDTYVDQGAGEDARTIADQVLSLMSIHPATHAPPRLQFAWGSLVFTCVLASATSTYVMFREDGVPVRMRLQVTFNEYRNLELEAKAVKRETADYTTEHVVRQGETLLSIAHDAYADPTKWRPIALANGLADPSEIAVGDALRIPSLPYRDAHTDREFS, encoded by the coding sequence GTGCAGACGACCCGACGCCTGGAGAAGGCGAGCATCCTCAACCTGGAGACGGGCGATGATCCCGTCCCCGTGCTCTTCAACCCCGAGGAGTACTCGCAGCGCCGTGAGGTCACGTACGCCCAGACCACGATCCCCGGCCTGTCCGGGCCGCTGCTGCAGTTCGTCGCCGGTGCGATGCAGACGCTGGAGATGGAGCTGTTCATCGACACCTACGTCGACCAGGGCGCCGGCGAGGACGCCCGCACGATCGCCGACCAGGTGCTCTCCCTCATGAGCATCCACCCCGCGACACATGCCCCGCCCCGCCTGCAGTTCGCCTGGGGCTCGCTGGTGTTCACCTGCGTCCTCGCGTCCGCGACGTCGACCTACGTGATGTTCCGCGAGGACGGGGTGCCCGTCCGGATGCGTCTGCAGGTGACGTTCAACGAGTACCGCAACCTCGAGCTGGAGGCGAAGGCGGTCAAGCGGGAGACCGCCGACTACACCACCGAGCACGTGGTCCGGCAGGGAGAGACGCTGCTCTCGATCGCCCATGACGCTTACGCGGACCCGACGAAGTGGCGTCCGATCGCGCTGGCGAACGGCCTGGCCGACCCGTCCGAGATCGCCGTCGGGGACGCGCTGCGGATCCCGTCCCTGCCCTACCGCGACGCGCACACCGACAGGGAGTTCTCGTGA
- a CDS encoding phage late control D family protein, producing the protein MNERFSPDYRLELDGRPVPAGLRAAISSLTLTSALDGADRVEVSLANQHLRWTDEPLLRVGTPVRLSLGYNPDGFEQMFVGEVVSAEATFPADGAPTLTVAAQDRMTHLADRTQTRWYAVPIPTIGTTALPDAAIAPLLALENGFLPILDPLGATLSVLVYGVTLAVSIGDCDEMQKMVRRQQGQSDLDFLKVLARENGWDMLVDHSGATGGYKLRFLSPEGELEPVRTYRYGSSLVDWTPRVTSVGVLASITAYLRVSAIKTVFAITVGYDWDNASLDISVVPAVLGSLPPAPRTGSGSTRLGGGENSLVLGENLTLFTAPRRILGKLVPSLNNRLTGSGTVVGEPALQAGKVVQLEGLGEQYGGRYRITTATHTVGPGGYSTTFRARKEIWFGSIPAAQQGAVSLSIPFLEVSGAVSY; encoded by the coding sequence GTGAACGAGCGATTCTCCCCCGACTACCGCCTGGAGCTGGACGGCCGTCCCGTCCCGGCGGGTCTGCGGGCGGCCATCAGCTCACTGACCCTCACCTCCGCGCTCGACGGTGCCGACCGGGTCGAGGTCAGTCTCGCGAACCAGCACCTGCGGTGGACCGACGAGCCGCTGCTGCGGGTGGGGACACCCGTCCGCTTGTCCCTGGGGTACAACCCGGACGGCTTCGAGCAGATGTTCGTCGGGGAGGTCGTCTCGGCGGAGGCGACGTTCCCGGCGGACGGCGCCCCGACGCTGACCGTCGCCGCCCAGGACCGGATGACGCACCTCGCGGACCGGACCCAGACGCGCTGGTACGCGGTGCCCATCCCCACGATCGGGACGACCGCCCTCCCGGACGCGGCGATCGCGCCCCTGCTGGCGCTGGAGAACGGGTTCCTCCCCATCCTCGACCCGCTGGGCGCGACGCTGTCGGTCCTCGTCTACGGGGTGACCCTCGCGGTGAGCATCGGTGACTGCGACGAGATGCAGAAGATGGTGCGGCGCCAGCAGGGCCAGTCCGACCTGGACTTCCTCAAGGTCCTCGCCCGCGAGAACGGCTGGGACATGCTGGTCGACCACTCGGGCGCGACCGGCGGCTACAAGCTGCGGTTCCTGTCGCCCGAGGGTGAGCTCGAACCGGTGCGCACCTACCGGTACGGATCCTCCCTGGTCGACTGGACGCCGCGGGTCACCTCCGTCGGAGTGCTGGCCTCGATCACGGCGTACCTGCGGGTCTCCGCGATCAAGACCGTCTTCGCCATCACCGTCGGCTACGACTGGGACAACGCCTCCCTCGACATCAGCGTGGTCCCCGCGGTCCTGGGGTCCCTGCCACCGGCACCCAGGACGGGATCAGGCAGCACCCGGCTGGGCGGCGGGGAGAACTCGCTGGTGCTGGGCGAGAACCTCACGCTCTTCACCGCTCCCAGACGGATCCTGGGCAAGCTCGTCCCCAGCCTGAACAACCGGCTCACCGGGAGCGGGACGGTCGTCGGCGAACCGGCCCTCCAGGCCGGCAAGGTCGTCCAGCTCGAGGGTCTCGGCGAGCAGTACGGCGGCAGGTACCGGATCACGACGGCCACCCACACCGTCGGCCCGGGCGGCTACTCCACGACGTTCCGCGCCCGCAAGGAGATCTGGTTCGGTTCGATCCCCGCGGCCCAGCAGGGCGCGGTCTCCCTCTCCATCCCCTTCCTGGAGGTGTCCGGTGCCGTCAGCTACTGA
- a CDS encoding phage baseplate assembly protein V, producing MPSATEPSPETEVPTGDTFTIAVAEVVSAFDSLSCGRVQIDVPWLRDMRPWARVALPGAGAGRGLYSLPHPGDTVLVAFNRNDATDCYVVGGLWNNVDPPPRRGPVDPVTRVSVLSEVGHEIDMDDVAQTITVTTSTGMSLTLGPTGIKLATRSDTAVIEATAVGDVTVTAKKSITLDAPTVTVSGTTKVSITSPTKVAVDGGTSCTVKAARIGLN from the coding sequence GTGCCGTCAGCTACTGAGCCGTCCCCCGAGACGGAGGTCCCCACGGGGGACACCTTCACCATCGCGGTGGCCGAGGTCGTCTCCGCGTTCGACTCGCTCTCCTGCGGTCGGGTGCAGATCGACGTGCCCTGGCTCCGGGACATGCGGCCGTGGGCGCGGGTCGCGCTCCCCGGGGCGGGTGCCGGCCGCGGCCTCTACTCCCTGCCGCACCCGGGCGACACCGTGCTCGTCGCGTTCAACCGCAACGACGCCACCGACTGCTACGTCGTCGGGGGTCTGTGGAACAACGTCGACCCGCCGCCGCGGCGCGGACCCGTCGACCCGGTCACCAGGGTCAGCGTCCTCAGCGAGGTCGGGCACGAGATCGACATGGACGACGTCGCACAGACCATCACGGTCACCACGTCCACCGGGATGTCTCTCACGCTCGGGCCGACCGGGATCAAGCTGGCCACCAGGAGCGACACCGCGGTCATCGAGGCGACGGCCGTCGGGGACGTGACCGTCACGGCGAAGAAGTCGATCACCCTCGACGCCCCCACCGTGACGGTGAGCGGCACGACCAAGGTGTCCATCACCTCGCCGACCAAGGTCGCCGTCGACGGCGGGACCAGCTGCACCGTCAAGGCAGCCCGGATCGGACTGAACTGA
- a CDS encoding PAAR domain-containing protein, with amino-acid sequence MPAAARVGDQTGHPGVITGPGSTTVTIGGRPAAVLGDAHTCSFPPPPSHPPSTIVSGSGTVSVDGRPAARVGDTAGCGAPVVAGCPTVSIGG; translated from the coding sequence ATGCCTGCAGCGGCCCGCGTCGGCGACCAGACGGGACACCCCGGGGTGATCACCGGCCCTGGATCGACCACCGTGACGATCGGTGGCCGGCCTGCCGCCGTGCTCGGTGACGCGCACACGTGCTCCTTCCCGCCACCGCCGTCTCACCCCCCGTCCACGATCGTCAGCGGCAGCGGGACCGTCTCGGTCGACGGCCGACCGGCAGCCCGCGTCGGGGACACCGCAGGGTGCGGCGCACCGGTCGTCGCCGGCTGCCCCACCGTGAGCATCGGAGGCTGA